From a single Sorghum bicolor cultivar BTx623 chromosome 5, Sorghum_bicolor_NCBIv3, whole genome shotgun sequence genomic region:
- the LOC8071996 gene encoding F-box only protein 7 yields MEAATDSRRSAGSGVVADTVAGRDWSRLPEDLLVSVLGALHVADAIRSGAVCASWHAAYVAFRRLRLPSPRQPPCLLYASDAVAPGAAVLHCPSTGVTLQIPFPRAPLARRPLLGSGHGWLVTADEASDLHLLNPVTGDQVALPPIAALHHVERGTDEQGDPAYLVYENLCGEYNPSKRRCEIDTKPTMLELDQAHYYMYHRVAISASPSAGRACVVLLLHMPHGEISFARIGDERWTWVAPENTAGLPWRFFYVDIMYSDADGLFYVLGSDAAIYSLDLDGPTPVAAKVLAGVPKSANYTKYLVQTPRGDILQVWRRRTYVELLTPVELPPDYVDEDDIQDPFLELVTTDVQLYKVELPLLQSGTAGAAK; encoded by the coding sequence ATGGAAGCAGCAACGGACAGCAGACGATCGGCCGGCTCCGGTGTTGTCGCCGACACCGTCGCTGGCCGAGATTGGTCTCGCTTGCCGGAGGATCTGCTGGTAAGCGTTCTTGGAGCGCTGCACGTCGCCGACGCCATCCGCTCGGGCGCCGTCTGCGCATCCTGGCACGCAGCGTACGTCGCGTTCCGGCGGCTGCGCCTCCCATCGCCGAGGCAGCCGCCCTGTCTGCTCTACGCTTCCGACGCCGTCGCCCCCGGCGCCGCCGTTCTCCACTGCCCGTCCACCGGCGTCACGCTGCAGATCCCCTTCCCTCGTGCCCCACTCGCCCGCCGGCCTCTGCTGGGCTCCGGCCACGGCTGGCTGGTCACCGCCGACGAGGCCTCCGACCTGCACCTCCTCAACCCCGTCACCGGCGACCAGGTCGCGCTGCCGCCCATCGCTGCGCTCCACCACGTCGAGCGCGGCACGGACGAGCAGGGCGACCCGGCATACCTCGTCTACGAGAATCTATGCGGCGAGTACAATCCTTCGAAGCGTCGATGTGAGATCGACACGAAGCCGACCATGCTGGAGTTGGACCAGGCGCACTACTACATGTACCACCGGGTGGCGATCTCGGCCAGCCCGTCCGCCGGACGCGCCTGCGTCGTGCTGCTACTGCACATGCCGCACGGCGAGATCTCGTTCGCCAGGATCGGCGACGAGCGTTGGACATGGGTGGCGCCGGAGAACACCGCCGGCCTCCCATGGAGGTTCTTCTACGTCGACATCATGTACAGTGACGCCGATGGCTTGTTCTACGTGCTTGGATCTGATGCCGCCATCTACAGCTTGGACCTTGATGGTCCAACTCCGGTGGCCGCCAAGGTCCTCGCCGGCGTGCCCAAATCGGCCAACTACACCAAGTACCTCGTGCAGACACCCCGAGGTGACATCTTACAAGTCTGGAGGCGGAGGACCTATGTCGAGTTGCTAACGCCGGTGGAGCTTCCGCCGGACTACGTGGACGAAGATGACATCCAGGACCCGTTCTTGGAGCTGGTCACGACTGATGTGCAGCTCTACAAGGTTGAACTCCCACTACTACAGTCAGGTACTGCAGGGGCGGCTAAATAA
- the LOC8062686 gene encoding uncharacterized protein LOC8062686, producing MSMNLIRTWCLMQANFMKSTRSTKAGYVDPMPIAQINFNYPSRWELDAPQLAAGGTLAEKEKIRAAKIREESLKVAAWLAVCLKNLQHFETIWIPYHFNNHWIVIGLDVGMNMAWICDSADFDPHTYKDFMSILITAFRAYVKNHKGRHDPGLGSHLRFKSLCSVSAT from the exons ATGTCGATGAATCTGATTCGCACTTGGTGCCT AATGCAAGCAAACTTTATGAAATCTACACGCTCAACGAAAGCCGGGTATGTAGACCCTATGCCTATAGcacaaataaattttaattacccATCGAGATGGGAATTGGATGCGCCACAGCTAGCTGCTGGAGGGACGTTGGCGGAGAAAGAAAAGATCCGTGCGGCCAAAATAAGAGAAGAGTCTCTTAAGGTTGCGGCATGGCTTGCCGTATGTTTAAAGAATCTCCAACACTTCGAAACAATATGgattccataccacttcaa CAATCACTGGATAGTCATAGGTCTCGATGTCGGGATGAACATGGCATGGATTTGTGATTCTGCAGATTTTGACCCTCACACATATAAAGACTTCATGTCAATTCTCATTAC GGCATTCAGGGCCTatgtcaagaatcacaaaggaaGGCATGATCCAGGTCTGGGGAGCCACTTGCGTTTCAAATCTCTATGTTCGGTAAGTGCGACttag